In one window of Nicotiana tabacum cultivar K326 chromosome 12, ASM71507v2, whole genome shotgun sequence DNA:
- the LOC107773593 gene encoding uncharacterized protein LOC107773593 gives MFPSGNSQETFNLYISKAFLEKSFTYGHHQNPSSSSRQEDVASFLNFPSPFLDDHNNELPSLNQILSHQHHQDQEAGDHHHAKESNVTHNISCETSKEEMSIEAAKTSSKKRNLSATPPRRRTGKKDRHSKICTAQGVRDRRVRLSLHIARKFFDLQDMLGFDKASKTIEWLFSKSNNAIAELSENIPQKDYNKIINSNSSSSEDQKSESLMSECEVLSRWEENSNNEGKRGKDINMNDRLSEMVQNSPHKRESRNKARARARERTKEKMMIKGLDKKGNKQWYETNPNSSTNILDHLGSSSNSGFLDQEYSNNNSYNNTSVNQEKDSPLEANSQSLEHQFISNYYANSSAAIGGLDSGNCFLGFLGNWEYAPMSYAGNPSSIYLANSSYQFQPLDQEKHLSCRHHRQE, from the coding sequence ATGTTTCCTTCAGGCAACAGCCAAGAAACCTTTAATCTCTACATCTCAAAAGCATTCCTTGAAAAGTCTTTTACATATGGTCATCATCAAAACCCTAGTTCAAGTTCAAGGCAAGAAGATGTTGCATCTTTCTTGAACTTCCCTTCTCCATTTCTTGATGATCACAATAATGAGTTGCCCAGCTTGAACCAAATATTGTCTCATCAGCATCACCAAGATCAAGAGGCTGGTGATCATCACCATGCCAAAGAGAGCAACGTTACTCATAATATTTCTTGCGAGACATCAAAGGAGGAAATGTCTATTGAAGCAGCTAAAACATCATCAAAGAAGAGAAATCTCAGTGCAACGCCACCGCGAAGGAGAACTGGAAAGAAAGATAGGCATAGCAAGATTTGCACTGCTCAAGGGGTGAGGGATCGGAGAGTGAGATTGTCACTTCACATAGCGCGTAAGTTCTTTGATCTCCAAGACATGTTAGGTTTTGATAAGGCAAGTAAAACTATAGAATGGTTGTTTTCCAAATCCAATAATGCCATAGCTGAGCTCTCAGAGAACATCCCACAAAAGGATTATAACAAGATTATTAATAGTAATAGTTCAAGTAGTGAAGATCAAAAGAGTGAATCTCTTATGTCTGAATGTGAAGTACTATCAAGATGGGAGGAGAACTCAAACAATGAAGGGAAGAGAGGAAAAGACATAAACATGAATGATAGATTGAGTGAAATGGTGCAAAATAGTCCACATAAGAGGGAGTCAAGAAACAAAGCAAGAGCAAGGGCTAGGGAAAGAACTAAAGAGAAAATGATGATCAAAGGTCTTGACAAAAAGGGCAATAAACAATGGTATGAAACAAACCCTAATAGTAGTACTAATATTCTTGACCATTTAGGGTCATCAAGCAACAGTGGTTTTCTTGATCAAGAATACTCCAACAACAATTCTTATAATAATACAAGTGTCAATCAAGAAAAGGATTCTCCCCTTGAAGCAAATTCTCAATCTCTAGAACATCAGTTCATTTCAAATTACTATGCAAATTCCTCAGCAGCAATAGGAGGCTTAGATTCTGGAAACTGCTTCTTGGGTTTCCTTGGGAACTGGGAATATGCACCAATGTCATATGCAGGTAACCCTAGCTCAATTTATTTGGCAAACTCCAGTTATCAATTTCAGCCACTGGACCAAGAAAAACATTTATCCTGCAGACATCACAGACAGGAATAA